A genome region from Micromonospora inyonensis includes the following:
- a CDS encoding SDR family NAD(P)-dependent oxidoreductase, whose protein sequence is MTRQESGELLLLVRHVVPLKRLTTEHPLSGAGGDPAGIQEITQEGADRTLRLLATSVILGHRYAARQFVRQGTGGSIISTSSVAGLQGGQSTLGYTAAKHAVVGIVREATAQLAPLGIRSNAVAPGITMTGIMGPAFGVPRERDEEFKAFLATELADKQPIGRVGQPEDIAKAVLFLASDDAEWITGVVLPVDGGQTAISMGGWLAAAGQAGADFVSR, encoded by the coding sequence TTGACCCGCCAGGAATCGGGCGAACTCCTCCTGCTCGTACGACACGTCGTACCGCTGAAGCGTCTCACAACCGAGCATCCACTGTCGGGGGCCGGTGGCGACCCGGCCGGCATCCAGGAGATCACCCAGGAGGGGGCGGACCGGACGCTCCGGCTCCTGGCCACGTCGGTGATCCTCGGCCACCGGTACGCCGCGCGCCAGTTCGTCCGGCAGGGCACCGGCGGTTCGATCATCTCCACCAGCTCGGTCGCCGGGTTGCAGGGCGGGCAGTCGACGCTGGGGTACACGGCGGCCAAGCACGCCGTCGTCGGCATCGTCCGGGAGGCGACCGCCCAGCTCGCGCCGCTGGGCATCCGGTCCAACGCGGTCGCGCCGGGCATCACGATGACCGGCATCATGGGTCCGGCGTTCGGCGTGCCCCGTGAGCGGGACGAGGAGTTCAAGGCGTTCCTCGCCACCGAACTGGCCGACAAGCAGCCGATCGGGCGGGTCGGTCAACCGGAGGACATCGCCAAGGCGGTGCTCTTCCTGGCCAGCGACGACGCCGAGTGGATCACCGGTGTGGTGCTTCCCGTCGACGGCGGCCAGACCGCGATCAGCATGGGCGGCTGGCTCGCCGCCGCCGGGCAGGCCGGCGCGGACTTCGTCTCCCGGTAG
- a CDS encoding dipeptide epimerase — MELSHAFLDIPFSLPYHFARASLLATRLVRVELRDGDVRGRGEATLFESPFPDPKAATAEQVEQARVAIGQGAGREDLLTLLPAGAARNAVDAALWDLEAKRSGRRVWQTIGLPEPTPVEDMLTVSLAGETQFVQELKDSQGRRALKLKLGSEEDVERLELTRAHRPDAELVVDVNCGWTPERLVAMLPVLARHDVRMVEQPVRPEHEEALRGLPRPVPLIADESFYAEEDLPRIAELYDGVNIKLDKCGGLTAALRIVAQARQRDLRIMVGCFAATSLASAAAFQVAHHAEFRDIAGHLILTEDVQPSMPCVDGWLSPPTPELWG; from the coding sequence ATGGAGCTGAGCCACGCCTTTCTCGACATCCCCTTCTCGTTGCCGTACCACTTCGCGAGAGCGAGCCTGCTCGCCACCCGCCTGGTCCGGGTGGAGCTGCGCGACGGCGACGTCCGGGGCCGGGGTGAGGCGACCCTGTTCGAGAGCCCGTTCCCCGACCCGAAGGCCGCCACCGCCGAGCAGGTGGAGCAGGCGCGGGTCGCGATCGGCCAGGGGGCCGGCCGGGAGGACCTGCTCACCCTGCTGCCGGCCGGCGCGGCGCGCAACGCCGTCGACGCCGCCCTCTGGGACCTGGAGGCCAAGCGCAGCGGACGCCGGGTGTGGCAGACGATCGGCCTGCCCGAGCCCACCCCGGTCGAGGACATGCTCACCGTCTCCCTCGCCGGGGAGACCCAGTTCGTCCAGGAACTGAAGGACAGCCAGGGCCGACGCGCGCTGAAGCTGAAGCTCGGCTCGGAGGAGGACGTCGAACGACTGGAGCTGACCCGAGCCCACCGGCCCGACGCCGAGCTGGTGGTGGACGTCAACTGCGGCTGGACGCCGGAGCGGCTGGTGGCGATGCTGCCGGTGCTCGCCCGGCACGACGTCCGGATGGTGGAGCAACCGGTCCGGCCCGAGCACGAGGAGGCGCTGCGGGGGCTACCCCGGCCGGTGCCCCTGATCGCGGACGAGTCGTTCTACGCCGAGGAGGACCTGCCCCGGATCGCCGAACTCTACGACGGGGTGAACATCAAACTCGACAAGTGCGGCGGCCTCACCGCCGCGCTGCGGATCGTCGCCCAGGCCCGGCAGCGCGACCTGCGCATCATGGTCGGCTGCTTCGCGGCCACCTCGCTCGCCTCCGCCGCGGCCTTCCAGGTCGCCCATCACGCAGAGTTCCGGGACATCGCCGGGCACCTGATCCTCACCGAGGACGTGCAGCCGTCGATGCCCTGCGTGGACGGCTGGCTCAGCCCGCCCACCCCGGAGCTGTGGGGCTGA
- a CDS encoding DUF6879 family protein codes for MLGCETLQRYDVSYEQEEFARFLAGQTRGEFPGIAAWCDTVRAAVSAGKRMHRVHVVVEPLSDYVRFECGWAYEHTVEAGEDVRLIGVAGDDWPAGLPHYDYWLFDSSQLVAMYYDQAGRFVSGELITEPEQSGRPARRRRRPHVRGRAAAGHRVTARGGRGQPAARRPGAGPGPAVPCWPPHT; via the coding sequence ATGCTCGGTTGTGAGACGCTTCAGCGGTACGACGTGTCGTACGAGCAGGAGGAGTTCGCCCGATTCCTGGCGGGTCAAACCCGCGGAGAGTTTCCCGGCATCGCAGCCTGGTGCGACACCGTGCGGGCGGCGGTGTCGGCCGGCAAGCGCATGCACCGGGTTCATGTCGTCGTCGAGCCGCTGTCGGACTACGTCCGGTTCGAGTGTGGCTGGGCCTACGAGCACACCGTCGAGGCGGGCGAGGACGTCCGCCTCATCGGTGTCGCCGGTGACGACTGGCCGGCCGGGTTGCCGCACTACGACTACTGGTTGTTCGACTCCTCGCAGCTCGTCGCAATGTACTACGACCAGGCGGGACGGTTCGTCTCCGGCGAGTTGATCACCGAGCCTGAGCAGAGTGGCCGCCCTGCCCGACGGCGACGACGCCCGCACGTACGTGGTCGAGCCGCTGCGGGCCACCGGGTAACTGCACGAGGTGGACGGGGCCAGCCGGCTGCACGCCGCCCCGGGGCGGGGCCCGGACCCGCCGTGCCGTGCTGGCCACCGCACACCTGA
- a CDS encoding glycoside hydrolase family 3 protein: MGLDPGLRRLALGTLLAAYPGPTPPDWALDLVGAGLAGFTLFGTNVETPAQVAAATAALRDARADVLVAIDEEGGDVTRLAHATGSPYPGNAALGAVGDVALTRRVYAAIGAELAALGVTVDLAPTVDVNSADENPVIGTRSFGDDPLRVAAHSAAAVDGLQGAGVAACAKHFPGHGATVADSHLELPTVDVPLSVLRERDLPPFAATVAAGTRAVMTAHIRVPVLTGDLPATFSRAVLVDLLRRELGFTGTVITDALEMKGATVAAGGVGPAAVAALAAGADLLCVGAKVDAALVGHVVTEIVAALGAGRLARDRVEEAAARTAELAAWTRPVGAPGPDPGDLGYAAARRAVRVEGIVAGLDRPLVVQLHATATMAEGRVPWGLGPHLAGTEEVRVVAGETGPAALRALAGDRPVVLVGRHLHRLPGGAELVEGLAAVHPVTVVEMGWPGRWRPAGVRAFVATYGASHANGRAAAEVLGLAG, from the coding sequence GTGGGGCTGGATCCAGGACTTCGCCGCCTTGCCCTCGGCACGCTGCTCGCGGCGTACCCCGGGCCGACCCCGCCGGACTGGGCACTGGATCTCGTCGGCGCGGGGCTGGCCGGCTTCACGCTGTTCGGGACCAACGTCGAGACCCCGGCCCAGGTCGCCGCGGCGACCGCCGCGCTGCGCGACGCCCGCGCCGACGTGCTGGTCGCCATCGACGAGGAGGGCGGCGACGTCACCCGGCTGGCGCACGCCACCGGTAGCCCGTACCCGGGCAACGCCGCGCTCGGGGCGGTCGGGGACGTGGCGCTCACCCGCCGGGTCTACGCCGCGATCGGGGCGGAGCTGGCCGCGTTGGGCGTCACCGTCGACCTCGCTCCGACGGTGGACGTCAACAGCGCCGACGAGAACCCGGTGATCGGCACCCGGTCCTTCGGCGACGATCCGCTCCGGGTGGCCGCGCACTCGGCCGCCGCGGTGGACGGGTTGCAGGGTGCCGGGGTCGCGGCCTGCGCCAAGCACTTCCCCGGGCACGGCGCGACCGTCGCCGACTCGCACCTGGAACTGCCGACGGTGGACGTGCCGCTGTCCGTGCTGCGCGAGCGCGACCTGCCGCCCTTCGCGGCGACCGTGGCCGCCGGCACCCGGGCGGTCATGACCGCGCACATCCGGGTCCCGGTGCTGACCGGAGACCTGCCGGCCACCTTCAGCCGGGCCGTCCTGGTCGACCTGCTCCGCCGGGAGCTGGGCTTCACCGGCACCGTCATCACCGACGCGCTGGAGATGAAGGGCGCCACGGTGGCCGCCGGCGGGGTCGGTCCCGCCGCCGTGGCCGCCCTCGCGGCCGGTGCGGACCTGCTCTGCGTCGGGGCGAAGGTCGACGCCGCGCTGGTCGGACACGTGGTGACCGAGATCGTCGCCGCGCTCGGCGCCGGACGGCTGGCCCGTGACCGGGTCGAGGAGGCCGCCGCCCGCACCGCCGAGCTGGCCGCCTGGACCCGGCCCGTCGGCGCGCCCGGCCCCGACCCCGGCGACCTCGGTTACGCCGCCGCGCGCCGGGCGGTACGCGTCGAGGGGATCGTCGCCGGGCTGGACCGGCCACTGGTGGTACAGCTGCACGCCACCGCCACCATGGCCGAGGGCCGGGTGCCGTGGGGGCTCGGTCCGCACCTGGCGGGAACCGAGGAGGTCCGGGTGGTGGCGGGCGAGACCGGCCCGGCCGCCCTGCGGGCGCTCGCCGGGGACCGGCCGGTCGTGCTGGTCGGCCGGCACCTGCACCGGTTGCCGGGCGGGGCGGAGCTGGTCGAGGGGCTGGCCGCCGTCCATCCGGTGACCGTGGTGGAGATGGGCTGGCCGGGACGGTGGCGGCCGGCCGGAGTGCGCGCGTTCGTCGCCACCTACGGGGCCAGCCACGCCAACGGTCGCGCGGCGGCGGAGGTGCTCGGCCTGGCCGGCTGA
- a CDS encoding STAS domain-containing protein: MEVRVRDTGRGDVVLSPAGEIDMSTVGTLETALTAALNRPDLRECLVDLAEVTFLDSTGLRVLIEGFSLAQERGRSLRVANPQPVVERVLRITSVGPLLGLPDVATPLPPDARWLG, from the coding sequence ATGGAGGTGCGGGTGCGGGACACCGGCCGGGGCGACGTCGTGCTGAGCCCGGCGGGTGAGATCGACATGTCCACCGTCGGCACGCTGGAGACCGCGCTGACCGCCGCGCTGAACCGGCCCGACCTGCGGGAGTGCCTGGTCGACCTGGCCGAGGTCACCTTCCTCGACTCGACCGGCCTGCGGGTGCTGATCGAGGGGTTCAGCCTGGCGCAGGAGCGGGGCCGGTCGCTGCGGGTCGCCAATCCGCAGCCGGTGGTCGAGCGGGTCCTGCGGATCACCTCGGTCGGCCCGCTGCTGGGGCTGCCGGACGTGGCCACCCCACTGCCGCCCGACGCCCGTTGGCTGGGCTGA
- a CDS encoding GNAT family N-acetyltransferase, which produces MLDRRLHLHLATWLGQWPAGPGLHVVGSWRRAHPAWDRRLRPAVAVAAPGSAVLSVSPEHVAAVRALAADGPTPRLWSALPGAVGHPGLPLREGVFRWCTAPHPLPDVGEWVDPTDPGFPSWLHLFDREVLVVRDADGHYLAGVGVKRHDRYGHELAVGTMPGARGRGLARRLVAQAARRVLDEGAVPTYLHDPDNTASARVAAAAGFPDRGWRSHIVHPD; this is translated from the coding sequence ATGCTCGACAGGCGACTCCACCTGCATCTGGCGACCTGGCTCGGCCAGTGGCCGGCCGGGCCGGGACTCCACGTGGTCGGTTCCTGGCGCCGCGCGCACCCGGCCTGGGACCGCCGGCTCCGGCCGGCGGTCGCGGTGGCCGCCCCCGGCAGCGCGGTGCTCTCCGTGTCGCCGGAGCACGTCGCGGCGGTCCGGGCGCTGGCGGCGGACGGGCCGACCCCACGGCTGTGGTCGGCGCTGCCGGGCGCGGTCGGTCACCCCGGCCTGCCCCTTCGCGAGGGGGTGTTCCGCTGGTGCACCGCTCCCCACCCGCTTCCCGACGTGGGGGAGTGGGTCGACCCCACCGATCCCGGGTTCCCCTCCTGGCTGCACCTGTTCGACCGGGAGGTCCTGGTGGTGCGGGACGCCGACGGGCACTACCTGGCGGGGGTCGGCGTCAAGCGGCACGACCGGTACGGCCACGAACTGGCCGTCGGGACCATGCCGGGCGCGCGGGGCCGGGGACTGGCCCGCCGGCTGGTCGCCCAGGCGGCCCGTCGGGTGCTCGACGAGGGGGCGGTGCCGACGTACCTGCACGACCCCGACAACACCGCCTCGGCCCGGGTCGCCGCGGCGGCGGGCTTCCCCGACCGGGGCTGGCGCTCCCACATCGTCCATCCCGACTGA
- a CDS encoding DUF72 domain-containing protein: protein MWTLKAWQGRILPHPLPAHERLRHYAGWCDAVEGNTTFYATPARETVATWADQTDPGFRFVLKLPRTVTHDHRLDGADEPLRAFLHAIEPLGPRAHALWIQLPGSFAPADVPTLARFLRRLPTTHRYAVEVRHPAFFDDPRAVRLLEGVLTDADAEWIPFDTTAFFQSPPTSDAERDAWTKKPRMPLRTHALTERPIVRYLGRDDTARTVEGWQHWIDVVAGWLREGRSPTVFVHTPDNADAPVLARRFHDEVRARVPGLTPLPEPIPVEPSPVEPLTLF from the coding sequence ATGTGGACGCTCAAGGCGTGGCAGGGGCGGATCCTGCCGCACCCGCTCCCGGCCCACGAGCGGCTGCGGCACTACGCCGGCTGGTGCGACGCGGTCGAGGGGAACACCACCTTCTACGCCACCCCGGCCCGGGAGACCGTCGCCACCTGGGCCGACCAGACTGACCCCGGCTTCCGGTTCGTGCTGAAACTGCCCCGGACCGTCACGCACGACCACCGGCTCGACGGCGCCGACGAACCACTCCGCGCCTTCCTGCACGCGATCGAACCGCTCGGCCCACGGGCGCACGCCCTCTGGATCCAGCTCCCCGGCTCGTTCGCCCCCGCCGACGTGCCCACCCTCGCCCGCTTCCTGCGCCGGCTTCCTACCACCCACCGGTACGCGGTCGAGGTCCGCCACCCCGCGTTCTTCGACGACCCCCGGGCGGTACGACTCCTCGAAGGGGTGCTCACCGACGCCGACGCCGAGTGGATCCCCTTCGACACCACCGCCTTCTTCCAGAGCCCGCCGACCAGCGACGCGGAACGGGACGCCTGGACGAAGAAACCACGTATGCCGCTGCGCACGCACGCGCTCACCGAGCGGCCGATCGTCCGGTACCTCGGCCGCGACGACACCGCCCGGACGGTCGAGGGCTGGCAGCACTGGATCGACGTGGTGGCCGGGTGGCTGCGGGAGGGCCGCTCCCCCACCGTGTTCGTCCACACCCCGGACAACGCCGACGCGCCCGTGCTCGCCCGCCGTTTCCACGACGAGGTACGCGCACGCGTACCCGGCCTGACGCCCCTGCCCGAGCCGATCCCGGTCGAGCCAAGCCCGGTCGAGCCGCTGACCCTGTTCTGA
- a CDS encoding NUDIX domain-containing protein — MSGIPHSHCSGCGTAYPDGAGWPRICPACGHTTWRNPLPVAVAVQPVLTPTGLGVVVQRRDIEPARGLLALPGGFIEYGEEWRDALVRELWEETGLTGEAAGVRLVAVHSAPSGGTIMIFGALPTRRLEDLPPSAPTAESTEWLVLTEPTELAFSTHSQVLAEFLAAHR, encoded by the coding sequence GTGAGCGGCATACCCCACTCCCACTGCTCCGGCTGCGGCACCGCCTACCCCGACGGGGCGGGCTGGCCCCGGATCTGTCCGGCCTGCGGCCACACCACCTGGCGTAACCCCCTTCCGGTGGCGGTGGCCGTCCAGCCGGTGCTCACCCCCACCGGGCTCGGCGTGGTGGTCCAGCGCCGCGACATCGAGCCCGCCCGGGGGCTGCTCGCGCTACCGGGCGGCTTCATCGAGTACGGCGAGGAGTGGCGGGACGCGCTCGTCCGCGAGCTGTGGGAGGAGACCGGCCTGACCGGCGAGGCGGCCGGCGTACGGCTCGTCGCCGTGCACAGCGCGCCGAGCGGCGGGACGATAATGATCTTCGGGGCGCTGCCGACCCGGCGGTTGGAGGACCTGCCCCCGTCCGCTCCCACGGCGGAGTCGACCGAGTGGCTCGTCCTCACCGAGCCGACCGAGCTCGCCTTCTCCACCCACAGTCAGGTGCTCGCCGAGTTCCTGGCCGCCCACCGCTGA